One window from the genome of Bdellovibrio sp. NC01 encodes:
- a CDS encoding ABC transporter ATP-binding protein: MASRNQNIKTSQPIRPKYLSDGETKREGGYNKTIYTTLRMAYGPFIVRISLCLILGIVGRGLLLANTNVIGYWVDTLVGKTSPLTGMTNAHIVALLMTMAVTGFVMTLIYRVGFSRLSAQAISSFYDEVTLRTSRLPMSFFDNTPAGRIITRFSSDYGNVFRLFGGPLAEFLAIIFDLIMMVILITLANPIYLLFVIFVGVMNFIVYKLNQTRLRQARRDLSASRSPSIAHFAETTQGASTIRSFRRQSSFTERFESLDRYYLSQRLYTTRQIISFSFQMNSLSAFLLLVTGISSYFMVEKGCASIGSVGVAFTFIALSGNTVQMFFEWLTQFEEAMIGVERLDQYMRMEMEKGSHLPASSHFATGHPTYSESVEKYLHNRRLTEDRSASVEIKDLWFRYRDDLPWVIKGLNLQVHAGERLGIVGRTGSGKSSLIQALFYLYPIDKGQISINGHSPKLAEAEHGVDLNLYRKSIAFIAQEPILFQGTLRSNLDIEGEIPEEKLRAVLQQVGLLDWVLAQPNGLDMRIEERGKNLSLGERQLLCMARCLLQQSPIVIMDEATSSVDPQSEEILVKATEEFFSDRTQIIIAHRLSTLAKCDRILWLQNGEVVALGPTAEVLPRFKKTELV; encoded by the coding sequence GTGGCTAGTCGTAATCAAAATATCAAAACCTCGCAGCCCATTCGTCCAAAATATCTTTCTGATGGCGAAACCAAACGCGAAGGTGGATACAACAAAACGATCTACACGACTCTGCGTATGGCTTATGGCCCGTTCATCGTGCGCATTAGTTTGTGTCTTATTTTAGGCATCGTGGGTCGCGGTCTTTTGCTTGCGAACACCAACGTCATTGGTTATTGGGTTGACACTCTGGTTGGCAAAACGTCGCCGCTAACGGGTATGACGAATGCCCACATCGTGGCGCTGCTGATGACCATGGCCGTAACTGGTTTCGTCATGACTTTGATTTATCGCGTGGGCTTTTCGCGTCTGTCAGCGCAAGCTATTTCAAGTTTTTACGACGAAGTGACGTTACGCACGTCGCGCCTGCCGATGAGTTTCTTTGATAACACTCCGGCCGGTCGTATCATCACGCGTTTTTCCAGCGACTATGGTAACGTGTTCCGCTTGTTCGGTGGTCCCTTGGCCGAATTCTTGGCAATCATCTTTGATTTGATCATGATGGTGATCCTTATCACCTTGGCGAATCCGATTTATTTGTTATTCGTGATTTTTGTCGGCGTGATGAATTTTATCGTTTATAAATTGAATCAAACACGTCTTCGCCAGGCCCGCCGTGACCTTTCAGCCAGTCGTTCACCAAGTATTGCGCATTTCGCGGAAACGACTCAAGGTGCTAGCACGATTCGTTCGTTCCGTCGTCAAAGCTCGTTCACTGAACGCTTTGAAAGCTTGGATCGTTATTATTTGTCGCAACGTCTGTACACAACTCGTCAGATCATCAGCTTTTCATTCCAAATGAACAGCTTGAGTGCTTTCTTGTTGTTGGTCACAGGGATTTCTTCGTACTTCATGGTGGAAAAGGGCTGCGCAAGTATCGGCTCTGTGGGTGTGGCTTTCACATTCATCGCTCTTTCAGGGAATACCGTACAAATGTTCTTTGAGTGGCTAACACAATTTGAAGAAGCCATGATCGGGGTTGAGCGTTTGGATCAATACATGCGCATGGAGATGGAAAAAGGCAGTCATTTGCCGGCCTCCTCACATTTCGCGACTGGCCACCCCACTTATTCCGAATCGGTCGAAAAGTATCTGCACAATCGCCGTTTAACTGAAGACCGCAGTGCTTCCGTTGAGATTAAAGATCTGTGGTTCCGTTACCGCGACGATCTGCCATGGGTGATCAAGGGTTTGAATCTGCAAGTTCACGCGGGCGAGCGTTTAGGCATCGTGGGTCGCACGGGTTCGGGCAAATCCAGTTTGATCCAGGCATTATTCTATTTATATCCAATCGATAAGGGACAGATCTCTATCAATGGCCACTCGCCGAAATTGGCAGAGGCCGAACACGGTGTAGATCTGAATCTCTATCGCAAATCGATTGCCTTTATCGCCCAAGAACCGATTCTGTTCCAAGGAACTCTGCGCTCGAATTTGGATATTGAAGGTGAAATCCCTGAAGAAAAATTGCGCGCGGTCCTACAACAAGTGGGTCTGTTGGATTGGGTTCTTGCGCAACCGAACGGTCTCGATATGAGAATCGAAGAGCGCGGTAAAAATCTTTCATTGGGTGAGCGCCAATTATTATGTATGGCTCGCTGCCTTTTGCAGCAGTCCCCGATCGTTATTATGGATGAGGCAACGTCCTCTGTAGACCCGCAATCAGAGGAGATTTTGGTGAAAGCGACCGAGGAATTCTTCTCAGATCGCACTCAAATCATTATCGCGCATCGTTTGTCGACACTTGCTAAATGTGATCGTATTTTGTGGCTTCAAAATGGTGAGGTCGTTGCGTTGGGACCAACTGCTGAAGTTCTTCCGCGCTTTAAAAAAACAGAATTGGTCTAA
- the mgtE gene encoding magnesium transporter has translation MEDNNQILDEKQDQQDSVLSLTDEWSSLTPEERREKFKELPRTDAEELFLNLKTHDQAELISEASHLEKRSWVRLLAPDDVADLIQEVGLESKDELLSLLDPQTKREVIALLAYAEDAAGGLMSTRFVRLRPDMTVDEAISYLRIQAKTHVESIYYAYVLDSDQKLLGVISFREVFSAAPGTKINDIMHTEIMKLPPEMDQEEIGRIFSQHDLMALPVVDEAGIMKGIVTFDDIAHAIQEEATEDIHKLGGVESLDAPYMKISMIEMIKKRAGWLLVLFLGEMFTATAMGYFQTEIERAVVLALFIPLIISSGGNSGSQASTLIIRAMALGEVRLRDWWRVLGRELLAGLALGVCLGLVGLCRILIWPTRESLYGPHYVLVAVTVMLSLIGIVLWGTISGSMLPFLLKKVGFDPASASAPAVATLVDVTGLIIYFSVASVILHGVLL, from the coding sequence ATGGAAGATAACAACCAAATCCTCGACGAGAAGCAAGATCAACAAGACTCTGTCCTAAGTTTGACGGATGAGTGGTCATCATTAACCCCTGAAGAGCGCCGCGAGAAGTTCAAAGAACTGCCCCGTACCGATGCTGAAGAGTTATTTCTTAATCTGAAGACCCATGACCAGGCCGAGCTTATTTCCGAAGCGTCTCACCTTGAGAAGCGCTCTTGGGTGCGTTTGCTTGCACCCGACGACGTGGCCGACTTGATTCAAGAAGTGGGTCTTGAAAGCAAAGACGAATTATTATCGCTCCTTGATCCGCAAACGAAACGCGAAGTGATCGCCCTGTTGGCTTATGCCGAAGACGCAGCCGGTGGTTTGATGAGCACGCGTTTCGTGCGCCTTCGTCCCGACATGACAGTCGATGAAGCGATCAGCTATTTGCGTATTCAAGCGAAGACTCATGTTGAATCGATTTATTATGCTTACGTTTTGGATTCAGACCAAAAACTATTGGGCGTAATTTCATTCCGCGAAGTGTTCTCCGCTGCACCGGGCACGAAGATCAACGATATCATGCACACTGAAATCATGAAGCTTCCGCCAGAGATGGACCAAGAGGAAATCGGTCGCATCTTTTCACAACATGATTTGATGGCCCTGCCCGTTGTTGATGAAGCCGGTATCATGAAAGGTATCGTTACATTCGACGACATCGCGCACGCGATTCAAGAAGAAGCCACAGAAGACATCCATAAACTGGGTGGTGTGGAAAGCTTGGATGCACCGTACATGAAAATCTCGATGATCGAGATGATCAAAAAGCGTGCGGGCTGGTTGTTGGTTCTTTTCTTGGGCGAGATGTTCACGGCAACAGCAATGGGCTACTTCCAAACAGAGATCGAACGCGCTGTCGTCTTGGCGTTGTTCATTCCATTAATTATCTCTTCTGGTGGTAACTCGGGTTCACAAGCATCGACATTGATTATTCGTGCGATGGCCTTGGGCGAGGTGCGCTTGCGTGACTGGTGGCGTGTTTTAGGTCGCGAGCTGCTTGCGGGTCTGGCACTGGGTGTGTGTTTGGGTCTTGTCGGTTTGTGCCGTATCTTGATCTGGCCAACGCGTGAATCATTGTATGGTCCTCACTATGTGCTTGTCGCTGTGACTGTGATGTTGAGTTTGATTGGTATCGTTCTGTGGGGAACAATTTCAGGTTCGATGCTGCCATTCTTACTTAAGAAAGTAGGCTTTGACCCGGCCAGCGCTTCGGCTCCGGCAGTTGCGACTCTTGTGGACGTAACAGGTTTAATTATTTACTTCAGCGTTGCCAGCGTGATCTTACACGGCGTGCTTTTGTAA
- a CDS encoding SDR family oxidoreductase, with translation MHSWDLTGKTAVVCGASQGMGQATAVLMAERGARIVALARNEEKLKQLMTELKGQGHKYFVVDLGNTEELQKVLPAIANEKPTILVNNSGGPKGGPLLEASISEFKNPLDAHLIASHLLMQTCVPSMKAAKYGRIINIISTSVKTPIPGLGVSNTVRGAMGNWAKTMAGELAPFGITVNNMLPGYIRTGRFESIRDASAQKQNISAEEAEAKFAGAIPMGRVGEPNEAAEAIAFLASPAASYITGINVPVDGGRTPSL, from the coding sequence ATGCACTCATGGGATTTAACTGGAAAAACAGCAGTGGTATGTGGCGCATCTCAAGGCATGGGACAAGCGACTGCCGTGCTTATGGCAGAGCGAGGCGCGCGCATCGTGGCTCTTGCGCGTAACGAAGAAAAATTAAAACAGTTAATGACGGAGCTTAAAGGCCAAGGCCACAAATATTTCGTGGTCGATCTTGGTAACACCGAAGAACTGCAAAAAGTATTGCCTGCGATCGCGAATGAAAAGCCAACTATTTTAGTGAATAACTCCGGCGGCCCTAAAGGCGGTCCGTTGTTAGAAGCTTCTATCAGCGAGTTTAAAAATCCGTTGGATGCGCACTTGATCGCAAGTCATTTGTTGATGCAAACCTGTGTGCCGTCGATGAAAGCTGCGAAATACGGGCGCATTATCAATATCATTTCGACCTCGGTGAAAACTCCGATTCCAGGTTTGGGTGTTTCAAATACGGTTCGCGGCGCCATGGGTAACTGGGCAAAAACAATGGCCGGGGAACTTGCACCATTCGGTATTACGGTGAACAACATGTTGCCGGGTTATATTCGCACGGGACGTTTTGAAAGCATTCGCGATGCCAGTGCCCAGAAACAAAATATCTCTGCAGAGGAAGCGGAAGCAAAATTCGCTGGTGCAATTCCAATGGGTCGTGTGGGTGAGCCCAACGAAGCTGCGGAAGCGATTGCATTCTTAGCAAGTCCCGCGGCTTCTTACATCACAGGTATCAACGTCCCTGTCGATGGTGGCAGAACACCGTCTTTATAA
- a CDS encoding S8 family serine peptidase, which produces MKRFLIGLIFSITAPASSLAQSAQAVPGEFIVKYKSTSSSSSVAKVRTKLAMKSASVQKAFAGMGMYHISLKAQAGEAQNLEDIKNDPDVEFVEPNYIFTKVDDASSSNNAQLYVYQSSYTYNEVLTNNIAQNDNLYHQAPINVGVTSTWSQITPVSPTNKVVVAVVDTGLDKNHTFFKSVANGGSGALWVNTREYNGTAGVDDDQNGYVDDVSGWNFISNTNNFLDDDDHGTHVAGIIAGVAQNMFARPLQESPIQIMPLKFLDANGSGTTAAAINAIYYAVNNGAKVINNSWGGPNYSRSLHEALAYAYDQQVLIVTAAGNYHTNNDSSDYPMYPANYDVPSNIAVASASQYDTLSNFSNYGANLVHVASPGERIFSTLPGDVYGYMDGTSMAAPFVAGMAAMALREAPNMTGYQLKQAVMNSVDVRSSYNGLVSTSGRINANALIVDAKNAVATVSSYQPEYKAQLRGVASDSGGSAGGCGLVSTAIHNGPGNGQGPTPMAGVMVGLMALPLAVWFVLRRRDPKHQRKHERFRMSSQIRVMVGDKELVGSMNTISQGGLSFNTEEALEKGGIITMRITSPDGHEMIEVQGQVVWSEQNQAYGVQFANARQGTLAMIQQWTQNLVKS; this is translated from the coding sequence GTGAAACGGTTTCTAATAGGTCTTATATTCTCTATTACAGCTCCTGCGTCTTCATTGGCGCAGAGCGCGCAGGCCGTTCCAGGTGAATTCATCGTAAAGTACAAATCAACATCATCAAGTTCGAGCGTTGCCAAGGTGCGCACCAAGCTTGCGATGAAATCGGCGAGTGTTCAGAAGGCTTTTGCCGGCATGGGCATGTACCATATTTCATTAAAAGCTCAGGCGGGCGAGGCTCAGAATCTTGAAGACATCAAAAATGACCCAGATGTTGAGTTCGTAGAGCCGAACTACATCTTCACTAAAGTTGATGACGCAAGTTCTTCGAATAATGCGCAGCTATACGTTTACCAAAGTTCGTACACGTATAATGAAGTGCTCACTAACAATATTGCTCAAAACGACAACCTCTATCACCAAGCTCCGATCAATGTGGGCGTGACTTCGACATGGTCGCAAATCACACCTGTAAGTCCGACAAATAAAGTTGTGGTCGCAGTCGTTGATACCGGTCTTGATAAAAATCATACTTTCTTTAAATCAGTCGCCAATGGTGGTTCGGGTGCCTTGTGGGTGAACACTCGCGAGTACAACGGAACAGCGGGCGTGGATGATGACCAAAACGGTTATGTCGATGACGTCAGTGGTTGGAACTTTATTTCAAACACGAATAACTTTTTGGATGATGACGATCACGGTACTCACGTCGCGGGTATTATTGCGGGTGTTGCGCAGAATATGTTTGCGCGTCCTTTGCAGGAATCGCCAATTCAAATCATGCCTTTGAAATTCTTGGATGCAAACGGTTCAGGAACGACAGCGGCAGCGATCAATGCGATTTATTACGCTGTTAATAACGGCGCAAAAGTGATTAATAACTCATGGGGTGGACCGAACTATTCGCGTTCATTGCATGAGGCTTTGGCTTACGCTTACGATCAACAAGTACTGATTGTGACAGCGGCTGGCAATTATCATACGAATAACGATTCAAGCGATTATCCGATGTATCCCGCGAACTACGATGTTCCAAGTAACATCGCAGTGGCTTCGGCTTCACAGTACGATACTCTTTCAAACTTTTCGAATTACGGTGCAAACCTTGTTCACGTTGCAAGTCCGGGCGAGCGTATCTTTAGTACTTTGCCTGGCGACGTTTATGGTTATATGGATGGAACAAGTATGGCGGCACCATTTGTTGCCGGTATGGCAGCGATGGCTTTACGTGAAGCGCCGAACATGACAGGTTATCAGCTCAAACAAGCCGTGATGAACAGTGTCGATGTGCGCAGTTCATATAACGGTTTAGTTTCAACAAGCGGTCGTATTAATGCGAACGCGTTGATTGTCGATGCAAAAAATGCCGTTGCAACCGTGTCTTCTTATCAACCGGAATACAAAGCACAACTTCGTGGTGTCGCAAGTGATTCTGGTGGAAGTGCCGGTGGTTGTGGTTTGGTCTCCACAGCAATTCACAATGGCCCGGGTAATGGACAAGGTCCAACACCGATGGCAGGTGTGATGGTGGGCTTAATGGCTTTACCATTAGCTGTATGGTTTGTCCTTCGTCGTCGTGATCCGAAACATCAACGTAAGCATGAGCGCTTCCGTATGAGTTCGCAAATCCGTGTGATGGTTGGTGATAAAGAGCTTGTGGGATCTATGAACACGATCTCTCAAGGGGGTCTGTCTTTCAACACGGAAGAAGCGTTGGAAAAAGGCGGCATCATCACAATGCGCATCACAAGCCCAGATGGACACGAGATGATCGAAGTTCAAGGTCAAGTGGTGTGGAGCGAGCAAAACCAAGCGTACGGCGTCCAATTTGCCAATGCTCGTCAAGGAACTCTGGCTATGATCCAACAATGGACACAGAACCTAGTTAAGTCATAA
- a CDS encoding DUF502 domain-containing protein, with amino-acid sequence MKQLQKIFLQGLVTFLPVALTIYIIYAGISIVDSLLGDSLRLIMPVYIPGLGFLLTILLIFLLGFLLNSLVAAGAFHKLEHQLMKVPFIKAIYGPLRDLMNLFSKGGGAGHAMQTVVFVDMGETGVRALGLVTRENFKDIPAIEANAGDRIAVYIPMSYGLGGFTLMVPRSKITPLDMPIEKAMSLAITGWVKAEKNDEVP; translated from the coding sequence ATGAAACAGCTTCAGAAAATTTTCTTGCAAGGTCTTGTCACTTTCCTACCCGTCGCTTTAACGATTTATATCATCTATGCGGGTATCTCTATCGTCGACAGTCTCCTTGGAGATTCACTTCGCCTGATTATGCCGGTGTATATCCCTGGTCTAGGCTTCCTGCTTACAATTTTGCTTATCTTCCTTCTGGGCTTCTTGCTGAACAGCTTGGTGGCGGCGGGTGCTTTCCATAAACTTGAGCATCAACTTATGAAGGTTCCTTTCATTAAGGCGATCTATGGACCTCTTCGCGACTTGATGAACTTGTTTTCTAAAGGTGGTGGCGCAGGTCACGCGATGCAAACGGTTGTTTTCGTCGATATGGGCGAAACTGGTGTGCGCGCCTTGGGTCTTGTGACTCGTGAAAACTTCAAAGACATTCCTGCGATTGAAGCCAATGCGGGCGATCGTATCGCAGTTTATATTCCTATGAGCTATGGTCTGGGCGGATTTACTTTGATGGTTCCCCGCTCTAAAATTACTCCGTTAGATATGCCAATTGAAAAAGCGATGAGTCTAGCCATCACAGGCTGGGTCAAAGCTGAAAAGAACGACGAGGTTCCGTAA
- a CDS encoding LTA synthase family protein, whose protein sequence is MALLARSVSYVLRVTLLGFFIRAVVAVYLNYWNLQAPSTISQTWQPYLYGWHFDLAMAGFAWFLLFGSQQIFNWSKGTFRFFNWVLMLIYVVFATTDALYAKESARHVSYEVYNLMSIESTIPALLARFWLPVLFALCAASLANWFTRPSFKEARGLFSRVFSFLFITAISLVFIRGFEGIPQDPSWAYRAGGESSGATVALNGAYGITWGIFAGKKSSKENIVVPAEVKSADIFNEWRARRGIKQAIGNFDGNIVIVFLEGWSGILVDKKAENGIEILPFYNSLKKQSMHPELMLAGGHRTTEGLFASLCSLPNPPGKSIMFTEIENKPFVCLPQLLTKKGYSSAFFQGSDQYTSGVGLLVLKTGFLASYGKREIPDWEKKELNAWGVFDTDLYKFVESKMDTMQEPMLIGINTNTTHDVILPKGVTTDLGINNIHYADSELRVFYENLKKRKWKKDWLLVLVADHTSYSPNGIFENYAIPYLMKNHPVSGSKTKALFKDTEVKGAFHQNDIAATLADLTGANAPEFLGRSMLRPQDFNDGTSIFHLGESAWFKNNWAVVFNIRKYPEYKCFDWRKDITFRTPMTCPADGEQMYKEGLSFVKESQELLFK, encoded by the coding sequence ATGGCTCTGCTTGCCCGTTCTGTGTCTTATGTTTTGCGTGTCACTTTGTTAGGTTTTTTCATCCGCGCAGTGGTGGCCGTTTATCTTAATTACTGGAACTTGCAAGCGCCTTCGACGATTTCGCAAACGTGGCAGCCTTATTTGTACGGTTGGCATTTTGATCTCGCGATGGCGGGTTTTGCGTGGTTCTTGCTTTTCGGTTCCCAACAAATCTTCAACTGGAGCAAAGGCACATTCAGATTCTTTAACTGGGTGCTGATGCTGATCTATGTTGTGTTCGCAACAACAGATGCCCTTTACGCCAAAGAGTCTGCCCGTCACGTTTCTTATGAAGTTTATAACTTGATGTCGATTGAATCGACGATTCCTGCTTTACTGGCGCGCTTCTGGTTGCCCGTGTTGTTCGCTCTTTGCGCTGCAAGTCTTGCGAACTGGTTTACTCGTCCTTCATTTAAAGAAGCACGTGGCTTGTTCTCGCGTGTTTTTTCATTCTTATTCATCACGGCGATTTCATTAGTATTCATTCGTGGCTTTGAAGGTATTCCACAAGATCCGTCATGGGCTTACCGCGCGGGTGGCGAAAGTTCTGGTGCGACGGTCGCCTTGAATGGTGCTTACGGTATCACGTGGGGTATTTTCGCCGGAAAAAAATCCAGCAAAGAAAATATCGTTGTGCCTGCCGAAGTTAAAAGTGCTGACATTTTTAACGAATGGCGTGCTCGCCGTGGCATCAAACAAGCCATTGGCAATTTTGACGGCAATATCGTGATCGTTTTCCTTGAAGGTTGGTCAGGTATTCTAGTCGACAAAAAGGCAGAAAATGGAATTGAGATTCTGCCGTTCTATAACTCTTTAAAAAAGCAATCGATGCATCCCGAATTGATGCTGGCTGGTGGTCACAGAACGACGGAAGGTTTGTTTGCAAGCCTGTGTTCGCTTCCGAATCCTCCCGGCAAAAGCATCATGTTCACAGAGATCGAAAACAAACCTTTCGTTTGCCTGCCGCAGTTGTTAACTAAAAAAGGTTATTCTTCCGCATTCTTCCAAGGTTCTGATCAATACACTTCAGGTGTGGGTCTTTTAGTTTTAAAAACAGGTTTCCTTGCTTCTTACGGCAAACGCGAAATTCCTGACTGGGAGAAAAAAGAACTCAACGCCTGGGGCGTCTTCGACACGGACTTGTACAAATTTGTCGAATCCAAAATGGATACGATGCAAGAGCCCATGTTGATTGGTATCAACACCAACACAACTCACGATGTGATCTTGCCAAAAGGTGTGACGACGGATTTGGGTATTAACAACATCCATTACGCCGATTCTGAACTGCGCGTCTTTTATGAAAATTTAAAGAAAAGAAAATGGAAGAAGGATTGGTTGTTGGTTTTAGTGGCCGACCACACTTCTTATTCACCGAACGGTATTTTCGAAAACTACGCGATTCCGTATTTGATGAAAAATCACCCGGTCAGTGGGTCAAAAACAAAAGCTTTATTTAAAGACACCGAAGTCAAAGGCGCCTTCCATCAAAATGATATTGCCGCAACTTTGGCTGACTTAACTGGAGCGAATGCCCCTGAATTCCTAGGTCGCTCTATGCTTCGTCCACAGGACTTCAACGATGGCACAAGCATCTTCCACTTGGGTGAATCGGCGTGGTTTAAAAATAACTGGGCTGTTGTTTTCAACATCAGAAAATACCCTGAATACAAATGCTTCGACTGGCGCAAAGACATCACGTTCAGAACTCCAATGACATGTCCTGCAGATGGCGAGCAGATGTATAAAGAAGGCTTAAGCTTCGTCAAAGAGTCTCAAGAGCTGCTGTTTAAATAA
- a CDS encoding pirin family protein, with protein sequence MKKLLYAKQSTDSHWVGDGFPVRQIFSYSDLAKDISPFLLMDYAGPANFPPSEHRRGVGEHPHRGFETVTMAYEGEVEHRDSAGGGGLIRSGDVQWMTAASGLVHQEYHGTEYAKKGGPFEMVQLWVNLPRKDKMTKPRYQGISTTDIPVVKLANDMGHVRVIAGQYQDAKGPAKTFTPINLWDVRLKAGATLEITQPAGHTTTVFVLAGEVKTAEGELLRDATLGVFEKDGDRLTITATQDTKMMFLGGEPIDEPIVGYGPFVMNSIGEIKQAFIDFQDGKMGTIGQIEGSEV encoded by the coding sequence ATGAAAAAACTCCTCTATGCAAAACAATCAACAGACAGTCATTGGGTTGGCGATGGCTTTCCTGTGCGACAAATTTTCTCTTATAGTGATCTTGCGAAAGACATTAGCCCGTTTCTTTTGATGGACTACGCGGGACCAGCAAACTTCCCTCCTTCTGAACATCGTCGTGGTGTTGGCGAACATCCGCACCGTGGTTTTGAAACCGTCACGATGGCTTATGAAGGTGAAGTTGAACATCGTGACTCGGCAGGCGGTGGTGGTTTGATTCGCTCTGGTGACGTGCAATGGATGACGGCGGCATCAGGTCTTGTGCATCAAGAATATCACGGCACTGAGTATGCGAAAAAAGGTGGCCCGTTTGAGATGGTGCAACTGTGGGTGAATTTGCCTCGCAAAGACAAAATGACGAAACCACGATACCAAGGCATCAGCACGACAGACATTCCGGTGGTGAAGTTAGCCAACGATATGGGACACGTGCGAGTGATCGCCGGTCAATACCAAGATGCCAAAGGCCCAGCGAAAACGTTCACACCCATTAATTTGTGGGATGTGCGCTTGAAAGCCGGCGCGACTTTGGAAATCACACAACCAGCAGGTCACACAACAACTGTGTTTGTGTTAGCGGGCGAGGTGAAAACTGCTGAAGGCGAACTTTTACGAGATGCCACACTTGGTGTTTTTGAAAAAGACGGCGACCGTTTGACGATCACTGCAACTCAAGACACAAAAATGATGTTCTTGGGTGGTGAGCCGATTGATGAACCGATTGTAGGTTATGGTCCGTTCGTGATGAACTCGATTGGCGAAATCAAGCAAGCGTTCATTGACTTCCAAGACGGCAAGATGGGAACCATCGGCCAAATCGAAGGCTCGGAAGTTTAA